A single Rhodomicrobium lacus DNA region contains:
- a CDS encoding M16 family metallopeptidase, translating to MQIQNVVSKKGIEAWLVEDHSRPILSLQFAFKGGSTQDPDGKSGVATFVSGMLDEGAGDLDSQGFQRRLEELAAKMSFSANYDNFSGSFQTLTQNREEAVKLLRAALTDPHFDAEDANRIREQLLANLRLEEKDPDKISSIEWYKLAFGSHPYGRSSNGTVDSIQAITPDDLKAYRKRIFARDNLKVAVVGDIDAKQLGELLDTVFGDLPEKGDLKLVPEVTLANVARQRVVAMPNPQSVVQFGFQGLKRKDPDFIPAFILNYVVGGGGFSSKLMQEVREKRGLAYGVYTYLYPLDHAGIFAGGVATENKSVAQSLDLIRAELERVSKEGLTDAELRQAKDYLIGSYALRFDTSGKIAAQLLAIQLDGLGADYIERRNGEIDAVTVDDVKRVAKRLLEPKNLIVTVVGEPEGVKEVGL from the coding sequence ATGCAGATTCAAAACGTTGTCAGCAAGAAAGGTATCGAAGCCTGGCTTGTGGAAGATCACAGCCGTCCGATACTCAGCCTTCAGTTCGCCTTCAAGGGCGGCTCGACGCAGGACCCCGACGGCAAGTCGGGCGTCGCGACCTTCGTTTCGGGCATGCTGGATGAAGGCGCGGGGGATCTCGATTCGCAGGGCTTCCAGAGGCGCCTCGAAGAACTGGCCGCGAAGATGTCCTTCAGTGCGAACTACGACAACTTTTCCGGCTCGTTCCAGACGCTGACGCAAAACCGCGAGGAAGCCGTCAAGCTTCTGCGCGCGGCCTTGACCGATCCGCATTTCGACGCGGAGGACGCCAACCGCATCCGCGAACAGCTTCTGGCCAATCTCCGGCTGGAGGAAAAAGACCCGGACAAGATCAGCTCCATCGAGTGGTACAAGCTCGCTTTCGGCAGCCATCCCTACGGCCGCTCGTCAAACGGCACGGTGGACAGCATTCAGGCCATCACGCCCGACGATCTGAAAGCCTACCGCAAGCGAATCTTCGCGCGCGATAATCTGAAGGTGGCCGTTGTCGGCGATATCGACGCGAAGCAGCTCGGCGAACTGCTCGACACCGTTTTCGGCGACCTGCCCGAGAAGGGCGATCTCAAGCTTGTGCCCGAGGTGACGCTTGCGAATGTCGCCAGGCAGCGTGTCGTGGCGATGCCCAATCCGCAGTCCGTCGTGCAGTTCGGTTTCCAGGGCTTGAAGCGCAAGGATCCCGACTTCATCCCGGCGTTCATCCTGAATTATGTCGTCGGCGGCGGCGGCTTCTCGTCGAAGCTGATGCAGGAGGTGCGCGAGAAGCGCGGCCTCGCTTATGGCGTCTACACCTATCTCTATCCGCTCGACCACGCGGGCATCTTCGCCGGCGGCGTCGCGACGGAAAACAAGAGTGTGGCGCAGTCCCTCGACCTCATCCGCGCAGAGCTTGAGCGCGTGTCGAAGGAGGGTCTGACCGACGCCGAGCTTCGGCAGGCGAAGGACTATCTCATCGGCTCCTATGCGCTGCGTTTCGACACCAGCGGAAAGATCGCGGCGCAGCTTCTCGCGATCCAGCTCGACGGACTGGGCGCCGATTACATCGAGCGCCGCAATGGCGAAATCGATGCCGTGACGGTCGACGATGTGAAGCGCGTCGCGAAGCGGCTGCTCGAACCGAAGAACCTCATCGTGACGGTTGTCGGCGAGCCGGAAGGCGTGAAGGAAGTGGGGCTGTAA
- a CDS encoding sulfite exporter TauE/SafE family protein, with protein MVLLAVVFVAGLWAGVQNALAGGGSFVTLPALILAGQTPLAANITSTVALFPGQVTSGLAGRKLVSGLEGLPFRVLFAISIIGGALGGLLLLNTPERVFAELVPWLVLFATAVFTWGSFFRKKGVEPTHIGPIPAAFAQFCIAIYGGYFGGGIGILMMAALTLAGMGTRNAGATKNVLAGVMNASAVALFVTSPQVDWRLAVSLGIGAIIGGLLGAWALHRVNETLLRIAIVCIGLALTVALFVKPV; from the coding sequence ATGGTGTTGCTTGCGGTCGTTTTTGTAGCGGGGCTTTGGGCGGGCGTGCAGAACGCGCTCGCGGGCGGCGGTTCGTTCGTTACGCTTCCCGCGCTCATACTCGCCGGACAAACGCCGCTCGCCGCAAACATCACATCCACCGTTGCGCTGTTTCCGGGGCAGGTGACGTCCGGCCTCGCGGGAAGAAAGCTCGTCTCTGGCCTCGAAGGGCTGCCCTTCCGGGTGCTGTTCGCAATCAGCATAATCGGCGGCGCGCTCGGCGGATTGCTGCTTCTCAACACGCCGGAGCGCGTGTTCGCGGAACTCGTGCCATGGCTCGTGCTCTTCGCCACCGCCGTCTTCACCTGGGGGAGCTTCTTCCGCAAGAAGGGCGTGGAGCCGACCCATATCGGCCCCATACCGGCGGCTTTTGCGCAATTCTGCATCGCGATCTACGGAGGCTATTTCGGCGGCGGCATCGGCATCCTGATGATGGCGGCGCTGACGCTCGCAGGCATGGGCACGCGCAACGCGGGCGCGACGAAAAACGTGCTTGCCGGCGTCATGAACGCGTCCGCCGTGGCCCTGTTCGTGACGTCGCCGCAGGTGGATTGGCGTCTTGCGGTTTCGCTCGGAATTGGCGCGATCATCGGCGGCCTTCTGGGCGCATGGGCGTTGCATCGCGTGAACGAGACGCTGCTGCGGATCGCCATCGTCTGCATCGGACTTGCGCTGACGGTCGCGCTGTTCGTTAAACCTGTTTAA
- a CDS encoding M16 family metallopeptidase, with protein sequence MALALSPLDTVAAAQTSSPSRLAYHGTLDNGLEIVVIPDRRAPVVTHMVWYKVGAADEPLGKSGIAHFLEHLMFKGTDKIPAGEYSKIVARLGGQDNAFTAQDITAYFQRVAKDKLPRVMEMEADRMANLKLAENDVLTERKVILEERRSRVDNDPSSLLQEQMMASLYTAHPYHTPVIGWETEMKGLTREDAIAHYKKFYAPNNAILVVTGDVEPEQVVELAKETYGKIPANSAVGATRKRPVEPEPVAEKRVLLRDGRVGKASLERYYTAPSFSTATGREAEALQLLARIVGASNTSRLYNKLVREEKKASAASAWYSGLALDNGRFGFYAVAAGDNKLEDIEASIDGVIDDVIRNGVTDEELARAKTSEIANLVYSSDSQQSLAHTYGWSLATGRTVDDVEARADRLKEVKREDVQAVAAKYLKRKRSVTGYLIPEASQVAKVDPRPASAGGTLH encoded by the coding sequence ATGGCTTTAGCGCTTTCTCCCCTCGATACCGTCGCCGCAGCGCAAACATCGTCTCCCTCGCGACTCGCCTATCACGGCACGCTGGATAACGGCCTCGAAATCGTGGTTATCCCGGATCGCCGCGCGCCAGTCGTCACGCATATGGTATGGTACAAGGTCGGCGCGGCGGACGAACCGCTCGGCAAGTCGGGCATCGCGCATTTCCTCGAACATCTCATGTTCAAGGGCACCGACAAGATCCCCGCCGGCGAATACTCGAAAATCGTTGCGCGCCTCGGCGGGCAGGACAACGCTTTCACCGCACAGGACATCACGGCCTATTTCCAGCGCGTCGCCAAGGACAAGCTTCCGAGGGTGATGGAGATGGAAGCCGACCGCATGGCGAACCTCAAGCTCGCCGAGAACGATGTGCTCACCGAGCGCAAGGTCATTCTCGAAGAGCGCCGGAGCCGCGTCGACAACGACCCTTCGTCGCTTCTGCAAGAGCAGATGATGGCCTCGCTCTACACGGCGCATCCCTATCATACGCCGGTCATCGGCTGGGAAACCGAGATGAAGGGCCTGACCCGCGAGGACGCGATCGCTCATTACAAGAAGTTTTATGCGCCGAATAACGCGATCCTCGTTGTGACGGGCGATGTGGAGCCGGAGCAGGTGGTGGAACTCGCCAAGGAAACCTATGGCAAGATCCCGGCGAATTCCGCTGTCGGTGCGACGCGCAAGCGCCCGGTCGAGCCGGAACCGGTTGCCGAAAAACGCGTGCTTCTGCGCGACGGCCGCGTCGGCAAGGCGTCGCTTGAGCGTTATTACACCGCGCCGAGCTTCAGCACCGCCACCGGCCGCGAAGCCGAGGCGTTGCAGTTGCTCGCTCGTATCGTCGGCGCGAGCAACACGAGCCGCTTGTACAACAAGCTCGTGCGCGAAGAGAAAAAAGCCTCCGCGGCGAGCGCCTGGTACAGCGGGCTAGCGCTCGACAATGGGCGCTTCGGCTTCTACGCGGTGGCTGCGGGCGACAACAAGCTCGAAGATATAGAGGCGTCGATCGATGGCGTGATCGATGACGTTATCCGCAATGGCGTCACCGACGAAGAGCTGGCGCGTGCCAAGACAAGCGAAATCGCCAACCTCGTCTACTCATCCGACAGCCAGCAGAGCCTCGCGCATACTTACGGCTGGAGCCTTGCCACCGGCCGCACGGTGGACGATGTCGAAGCCCGCGCCGATCGCCTGAAAGAGGTCAAGCGCGAAGACGTTCAGGCCGTCGCAGCGAAGTACCTGAAGCGTAAGCGTTCTGTCACGGGCTATCTCATTCCGGAGGCTTCTCAGGTGGCCAAAGTCGATCCCCGTCCGGCTTCCGCTGGCGGCACGTTGCATTAA
- a CDS encoding transglutaminase-like domain-containing protein, producing MRIHVGSELTFDFPQPTPMIALLNVHYSRFSDLERPDCLTTTPAAPTEGYRDSFGNWCTRVVAPAGRFTLKTDAVIRDSGASDPVDLNALQHQVEHLPADTLQFLLGSRYCETDVLSEEAWRLFKHQPLGWPRVQAVCDFVHNHLSFGYEHARSTRTAAQAYAERRGVCRDFAHLAITFCRCLNIPARYCTGYVSDIGLPPPYAPMDFAAWMEVYLGARWYTFDPRNNAVRFGRILIAQGRDAADVPLTQIFGPGTLSSFRVWTEEIQR from the coding sequence ATGCGCATTCACGTTGGCAGTGAACTGACATTCGACTTTCCTCAGCCGACTCCGATGATTGCCCTTCTCAACGTTCATTACTCGCGCTTTTCCGACCTCGAACGCCCGGATTGTCTCACAACGACCCCGGCCGCGCCCACAGAAGGGTATCGCGACAGTTTCGGTAATTGGTGCACTCGGGTTGTCGCTCCCGCCGGGCGCTTCACGCTCAAGACCGATGCCGTGATCCGGGATAGCGGCGCATCCGATCCGGTGGACTTGAATGCCTTGCAGCATCAGGTCGAGCACTTGCCTGCCGATACGCTCCAGTTTCTTCTCGGCAGCCGCTATTGCGAGACCGACGTCCTGTCGGAAGAGGCCTGGCGGCTTTTCAAGCATCAGCCGCTCGGATGGCCGCGCGTGCAGGCGGTTTGCGATTTTGTGCATAACCATCTTTCGTTCGGCTACGAACATGCCCGCTCCACCCGCACCGCCGCGCAAGCCTACGCAGAGCGGCGCGGCGTCTGCCGGGACTTCGCCCATCTGGCAATCACTTTCTGCCGGTGCCTCAACATCCCCGCGCGTTACTGCACCGGCTACGTGAGCGACATCGGGCTGCCGCCCCCATACGCGCCGATGGACTTCGCTGCCTGGATGGAGGTCTATCTGGGGGCGCGCTGGTACACGTTCGACCCGCGCAACAACGCCGTCCGGTTCGGGCGCATTCTGATCGCGCAAGGGAGAGACGCCGCCGACGTGCCCTTGACCCAGATTTTTGGTCCCGGCACTCTTTCCTCTTTCCGGGTCTGGACGGAAGAAATCCAGCGTTAG
- a CDS encoding type II toxin-antitoxin system RelE/ParE family toxin: MTYWTVETLNAAVDAELEALPADMRARFVRIAGMIEALGLEKVGHPHVDHIDGALWEIRMKGADGIARALYVTARGKRVVVVRVFVKKTQKTPRQEIELALKRAKDVI; this comes from the coding sequence ATGACATACTGGACCGTTGAGACGCTGAACGCCGCCGTCGACGCTGAGCTTGAGGCTTTGCCTGCCGACATGAGGGCGCGCTTTGTCCGCATCGCCGGCATGATTGAAGCGCTAGGCTTGGAGAAGGTTGGCCACCCGCACGTCGATCACATCGATGGGGCGCTTTGGGAAATCCGCATGAAAGGCGCCGACGGAATTGCGCGGGCGCTTTATGTAACGGCGAGGGGTAAAAGAGTGGTGGTGGTGCGTGTGTTTGTGAAAAAGACACAGAAAACGCCTCGCCAGGAGATCGAGTTAGCCCTGAAAAGGGCGAAGGACGTGATATGA
- a CDS encoding globin domain-containing protein, producing MKSREPYVEFSLIGPNQLAALRDFFSNVEGDLPEIVARMYDRFFEAVPEAASLFKGDFAAQQLQFASMLRSTIALTRSSQLWPVDPEAGRASLPEIEYLGLRHACAGVQPEHFAAMKWALARTLAEMYPTDFDRDIEDALGFIFDVVSKATKTGRAPVVRKGK from the coding sequence TTGAAAAGCCGCGAGCCGTATGTGGAGTTTTCGTTGATAGGGCCGAACCAGCTAGCTGCTTTACGAGATTTTTTCTCGAACGTTGAAGGTGATTTGCCTGAAATCGTTGCGCGGATGTACGATCGCTTTTTTGAGGCGGTGCCGGAAGCGGCTTCTTTATTCAAGGGCGACTTCGCGGCGCAGCAGTTGCAGTTCGCCTCCATGTTGCGCAGCACAATCGCGTTGACGCGGTCGAGTCAGCTATGGCCGGTCGACCCCGAAGCGGGCCGCGCCTCGCTGCCGGAGATTGAATATCTCGGGTTGCGTCACGCCTGCGCAGGCGTTCAGCCCGAGCACTTCGCTGCGATGAAATGGGCCTTGGCGCGCACGCTCGCCGAAATGTATCCGACGGATTTCGACCGGGACATCGAGGATGCGCTCGGTTTCATTTTCGACGTCGTCTCGAAGGCGACGAAGACCGGCAGGGCACCGGTCGTCCGAAAGGGAAAATGA
- the rlmN gene encoding 23S rRNA (adenine(2503)-C(2))-methyltransferase RlmN yields MTTLFEIPSAADTVAPKPSLAGMTRPELMAALAEAGVPANQAKMRAAQLWNWIYARGATDFMALSNIAKSLRAELDARFTLARPDIAAEQISEDGTRKWLLRLAPSHPAESPPEIETVYIPEPDRGTLCISSQVGCTLNCSFCHTGTQRLVRNLTAAEIVGQILVARDRVGDWPDADGPADRHGIPESERKITNIVLMGMGEPLYNFDNVKAAVGVTTDPDALSFSKRRLTLSTSGVVPMMHRAGDEMGVMLAISLHAVRDDLRDELVPINRKYPLKELLAACRAYPGLSNARRMTFEYVMLKGVNDSVAEAKELVRLLKGIPSKINLIPFNPWPGTAYECSDWAQIERFADVVNRAGYASPIRTPRGRDIMAACGQLKSASEKLRASARRGEAGAPAVDAAV; encoded by the coding sequence ATGACAACGCTTTTCGAAATTCCGTCCGCCGCGGACACCGTGGCGCCGAAGCCCTCGCTCGCTGGCATGACGCGCCCCGAATTGATGGCCGCGCTCGCCGAAGCGGGCGTGCCCGCGAACCAGGCCAAGATGCGCGCCGCGCAGCTCTGGAACTGGATCTATGCGCGCGGCGCGACGGATTTCATGGCGCTGTCCAACATCGCGAAGTCGCTCCGCGCGGAACTCGACGCCCGCTTCACGCTGGCGCGGCCCGATATCGCCGCCGAGCAGATTTCGGAAGACGGCACGCGCAAATGGCTGCTGCGCCTCGCGCCGTCGCATCCGGCCGAAAGCCCGCCGGAAATCGAAACGGTCTACATCCCCGAGCCGGATCGCGGCACGCTGTGCATTTCAAGCCAGGTCGGCTGCACGCTGAACTGCTCCTTCTGCCACACGGGCACGCAGCGTCTTGTCCGCAATCTCACGGCGGCGGAGATCGTCGGGCAGATCCTCGTCGCGCGCGACCGTGTGGGCGACTGGCCGGACGCCGACGGCCCCGCCGACCGGCACGGCATCCCCGAGTCCGAGCGCAAGATCACGAACATCGTGTTGATGGGCATGGGCGAGCCGCTTTACAATTTCGACAACGTGAAGGCCGCAGTCGGTGTGACGACAGACCCGGACGCGCTGTCCTTCTCGAAGCGGCGGCTGACGCTGTCCACGTCGGGCGTCGTGCCGATGATGCACCGCGCGGGCGACGAAATGGGTGTGATGCTGGCGATCTCGCTCCACGCCGTCCGCGACGACCTGCGCGACGAACTCGTGCCGATCAATCGCAAATATCCGCTGAAGGAATTGCTCGCCGCCTGCCGCGCCTATCCCGGCCTGTCGAACGCGCGGCGCATGACGTTCGAATATGTGATGCTCAAGGGCGTGAACGATTCCGTCGCCGAGGCGAAGGAACTGGTGCGGTTGCTCAAGGGCATCCCGTCGAAAATCAACCTGATTCCGTTCAATCCGTGGCCGGGCACCGCTTACGAATGCTCGGACTGGGCGCAGATCGAGCGCTTCGCCGATGTGGTGAACCGCGCGGGCTACGCGAGCCCGATCCGCACGCCGCGCGGCCGCGACATCATGGCGGCCTGCGGGCAGCTCAAATCGGCGAGCGAGAAACTGCGGGCGAGCGCACGGCGCGGCGAGGCGGGAGCGCCTGCCGTCGACGCAGCGGTGTGA
- a CDS encoding helix-turn-helix transcriptional regulator produces MTRVTDLHERWMDEPEYAEAYAELETEFALAREMIEARARAGLTQDELASRMDTSRTVIARLESGRSLPSTRTLKRFAAATGSRLAISFVPASKKARKERTAKRAASA; encoded by the coding sequence ATGACTCGCGTGACAGATTTGCACGAACGGTGGATGGATGAGCCCGAATACGCGGAGGCGTATGCCGAACTCGAAACAGAGTTCGCGCTCGCCCGCGAGATGATCGAGGCTCGCGCCCGCGCGGGACTGACCCAGGATGAGCTTGCGAGCCGCATGGACACCTCGCGGACCGTCATTGCCCGGCTTGAAAGCGGCCGCAGCCTTCCGTCCACGCGGACTTTGAAGCGCTTTGCTGCCGCCACGGGGAGCCGTCTCGCCATCTCTTTCGTTCCTGCTTCAAAAAAGGCCCGCAAGGAAAGGACGGCCAAGCGCGCAGCGTCGGCATAA
- a CDS encoding MarC family protein has translation MFEIALSAFALFFATIGPVEAAVLFASISPKFSRSERVEVSVKAVGIATGILLFFALVGSEILEALGVTLPALQTAGGIILGLIALDMIFETTIAGSTITMPESDEARIKTPDEIAVFPLAMPILAGPGAMSGAMVLMSNASGQPHLQVAIIAALFAVMAITFLLLLAAQELRERIGMTAQKVVTRLFGVLLSAIAVQSIFNGIAGSDLFLRRL, from the coding sequence ATGTTCGAGATCGCGCTCTCCGCATTCGCGTTGTTCTTCGCCACCATCGGTCCGGTTGAAGCCGCGGTGCTGTTTGCCTCGATCTCTCCGAAATTCAGCCGTTCCGAACGCGTCGAGGTTTCTGTCAAGGCCGTCGGCATCGCGACCGGCATCCTTCTTTTCTTTGCTCTCGTGGGCTCGGAAATCCTCGAAGCGCTGGGCGTCACCCTGCCTGCTCTCCAGACGGCGGGCGGCATCATTCTCGGCCTCATTGCGCTCGACATGATTTTCGAGACGACCATCGCGGGCAGTACCATCACGATGCCGGAAAGCGACGAGGCCCGCATCAAGACGCCGGACGAGATCGCGGTTTTCCCGCTGGCGATGCCCATCCTCGCAGGCCCCGGCGCCATGTCGGGCGCGATGGTGCTGATGTCAAATGCGAGCGGCCAGCCCCATCTTCAGGTCGCGATCATCGCCGCGCTGTTCGCCGTCATGGCGATCACCTTCCTGTTGCTGCTTGCCGCTCAGGAGCTTCGCGAGCGGATCGGCATGACAGCGCAGAAGGTCGTCACGCGGCTTTTCGGCGTGCTGCTCTCCGCGATCGCGGTGCAATCGATCTTCAACGGAATCGCGGGCTCCGACCTTTTCCTGCGGCGCCTGTGA
- a CDS encoding ABC-F family ATP-binding cassette domain-containing protein, protein MAAPLLTLQNIELTFGGTPLFEGASLVVSEGDRIAIVGRNGTGKSTLMKIAAGLIEPDGGSRFAQPGAIMRYLPQEPDFGEHATVLSYVESGLGPTDDHYQARLLLGELDLTGEEAPGTLSGGEARRAALARILAANPDVMLLDEPTNHLDIQVIEWLEKRLAAMKAALVIISHDRRFLTNLSRSTVWVDRGTTRTLDFGFGKFEDWRDEFLAQEELDRHKLARKIEREADWLRYGVTARRKRNVRRLGALHALRNELRTARRAPGAARLEAAEGAQSGKLVIEAEGVSKSFGRDKPVVEKFSTRVMRGARIGLAGPNGAGKTTLLKMLIGALEPDEGAVRLGTNLEIAALEQNRDSLKPDMTVADALTGGHGDLVVVNGAARHVASYMQDFLFLPEQVRSPLKVLSGGERARLMLARAFAKPSNLLVLDEPTNDLDLETLDVLEELLDDYGGTIMLVSHDRDFLDRVATSMICPEGNGQWIEYAGGYSDMLAQRGGRGFGAEPAKTRPAQEAKPKAAASSGDQPKPKRKLSFNEKHALETLPAKMTALEKEIGTLQVKLADPNLYTKDRKAFDQATAALAKAQAELTEAENRWLELEILREELGL, encoded by the coding sequence ATGGCCGCACCGCTTCTCACGCTTCAGAACATCGAGCTGACCTTCGGCGGCACGCCGCTTTTCGAGGGCGCGAGCCTTGTCGTATCCGAGGGCGACCGCATCGCGATCGTGGGCCGCAACGGCACCGGCAAATCCACGCTGATGAAGATCGCGGCGGGCTTGATCGAGCCGGACGGCGGCAGCCGCTTCGCGCAGCCCGGCGCGATCATGCGATACCTGCCGCAGGAGCCGGATTTCGGCGAGCACGCCACGGTGCTGTCCTACGTGGAAAGCGGTCTCGGCCCGACGGACGATCATTATCAGGCGCGGCTGCTCCTCGGCGAACTCGACCTTACCGGCGAGGAAGCGCCCGGCACGCTCTCGGGCGGCGAAGCCCGGCGCGCGGCGCTTGCCCGCATCCTTGCCGCGAATCCCGACGTGATGCTGCTCGACGAGCCGACAAACCACCTCGACATTCAGGTGATCGAGTGGCTGGAAAAGCGCCTCGCCGCGATGAAAGCCGCGCTTGTCATCATCAGCCACGACCGGCGCTTCCTCACCAACCTGTCGCGCTCGACCGTGTGGGTAGATCGCGGCACGACGCGAACGCTCGACTTCGGCTTCGGCAAGTTCGAGGACTGGCGCGACGAATTTCTGGCGCAGGAAGAACTCGACCGACACAAGCTCGCGCGCAAGATCGAGCGCGAGGCGGACTGGCTGCGCTACGGCGTCACCGCGCGAAGGAAGCGCAATGTCCGCCGCCTCGGCGCGCTGCACGCATTGCGCAACGAGCTTCGCACGGCACGACGGGCGCCCGGCGCCGCGCGGCTCGAAGCGGCCGAGGGCGCGCAATCCGGCAAGCTCGTGATCGAGGCGGAGGGCGTCTCGAAGTCCTTCGGCCGCGACAAGCCCGTGGTCGAGAAATTCTCCACGCGCGTCATGCGCGGCGCGCGCATCGGCCTCGCGGGACCGAACGGCGCGGGCAAGACGACGCTGCTCAAGATGCTGATCGGCGCGCTGGAACCCGACGAAGGCGCGGTGCGCCTCGGCACCAATCTCGAAATCGCCGCACTGGAGCAGAACCGCGACAGCCTCAAGCCCGACATGACCGTCGCCGACGCGCTGACGGGAGGGCATGGCGACCTCGTGGTGGTTAACGGCGCGGCTCGCCACGTCGCCTCCTACATGCAGGACTTCCTGTTCCTGCCGGAGCAGGTGCGCTCGCCGCTGAAGGTGCTCTCGGGCGGAGAGCGCGCGCGGCTGATGCTCGCCCGCGCTTTCGCTAAGCCGTCGAACCTGCTTGTGCTCGACGAACCGACGAACGACCTCGACCTCGAAACTCTCGACGTCCTCGAAGAACTGCTGGACGATTACGGCGGCACCATCATGCTCGTCAGCCACGACCGCGACTTTCTCGACCGCGTCGCGACGTCGATGATCTGCCCGGAAGGCAACGGCCAGTGGATCGAATATGCGGGCGGCTACTCCGACATGCTCGCGCAGCGCGGCGGGCGCGGTTTCGGCGCCGAGCCCGCGAAGACGAGGCCCGCGCAGGAAGCGAAGCCGAAGGCCGCGGCGTCCAGCGGCGATCAGCCTAAGCCGAAGCGCAAGCTCAGCTTCAACGAGAAGCATGCGCTCGAAACGCTGCCCGCGAAGATGACCGCGCTCGAAAAGGAGATCGGCACGCTTCAGGTAAAGCTTGCCGACCCGAACCTCTACACGAAGGATCGCAAGGCCTTCGATCAGGCGACCGCTGCGCTCGCGAAGGCGCAGGCCGAACTGACCGAGGCGGAAAACCGCTGGCTCGAACTCGAAATCCTGCGTGAAGAACTGGGGCTTTAG
- the gltX gene encoding glutamate--tRNA ligase, which translates to MTNAVKVRFAPSPTGRLHIGNIRSAVFNWLFARREGGVFVLRFDDTDLERSKEEYVDGIREDLRWLGLSWDEEFRQSERFAFYAETAEKLKQAGRLYPAYETAAELERRRKLQMARGKPPVYDRAALALTDAERADLEAAGRKPHWRFKLDQRPTAWNDLIRGPQEIDAGTISDPVLIREDGTPLYTFTSVADDADTSVTHIIRGEDHVTNTAVQIQLFEALGAPVPRFAHNNLLIGAQGEALSKRIGSLSIAGLREDGFEPLAVMTHAALIGTSEALQPHDGLDTLAKLFDFGKISRAPARFDPAELAGLNAKLLHTTPFEAVADRLAARGIDGGEAFWLAVRANLEVFADVDLWWRVARGPITPVIEDAALVGKALALLPPEPWDHTTWKSWTDAVKQETGAKGRALFHPLRLALTGLERGPELKDFLPLIGRREAVARLAQG; encoded by the coding sequence ATGACCAACGCCGTCAAAGTCCGCTTCGCGCCGAGCCCCACGGGCCGGCTTCACATCGGCAACATCCGCTCCGCCGTGTTCAACTGGCTGTTCGCGCGGCGCGAGGGCGGCGTGTTTGTGCTGCGCTTCGACGACACCGACCTCGAACGCTCGAAAGAGGAATATGTCGACGGCATCCGCGAGGATCTGCGCTGGCTCGGGCTTTCGTGGGACGAGGAATTTCGCCAGTCGGAGCGCTTTGCCTTCTATGCCGAGACGGCGGAAAAGCTGAAACAGGCGGGACGGCTCTATCCGGCCTACGAGACGGCGGCGGAGCTTGAGCGGCGGCGCAAGCTGCAGATGGCGCGCGGCAAGCCGCCGGTTTACGACCGCGCGGCGCTGGCCCTGACCGACGCCGAGCGCGCTGACCTTGAGGCCGCCGGACGCAAGCCGCACTGGCGCTTCAAGCTCGACCAGCGGCCGACCGCGTGGAACGACCTCATTCGCGGGCCGCAGGAAATCGACGCGGGCACCATCTCCGATCCCGTACTGATCCGCGAGGACGGCACGCCGCTTTACACCTTTACAAGCGTGGCCGACGACGCCGACACCAGCGTCACGCACATCATTCGCGGCGAGGACCACGTCACCAACACAGCGGTGCAAATCCAGCTTTTCGAGGCGCTGGGCGCGCCCGTGCCGCGTTTCGCGCATAACAATCTGCTCATCGGCGCGCAGGGCGAAGCGCTGTCGAAGCGCATCGGCTCGCTGTCCATCGCGGGGCTGCGCGAGGACGGGTTCGAGCCGCTCGCGGTGATGACGCATGCCGCGCTCATCGGCACGTCGGAGGCGTTGCAGCCGCATGACGGCCTCGACACGCTGGCGAAGCTGTTCGACTTCGGCAAGATTTCACGCGCCCCCGCCCGCTTCGACCCCGCCGAACTCGCAGGGCTGAACGCGAAGCTTCTGCATACGACACCCTTTGAGGCGGTGGCGGATCGGCTGGCGGCGCGCGGTATCGATGGCGGCGAGGCCTTCTGGCTGGCCGTGCGCGCGAACCTCGAAGTGTTCGCCGATGTCGATCTGTGGTGGCGCGTCGCAAGGGGGCCGATCACCCCTGTGATCGAGGATGCCGCGCTCGTCGGGAAGGCGCTGGCGCTGTTGCCGCCGGAGCCGTGGGATCATACCACGTGGAAGAGCTGGACCGACGCCGTGAAACAGGAGACCGGCGCAAAGGGCCGCGCTCTGTTTCATCCCTTGCGCCTCGCGCTGACGGGACTGGAACGGGGACCGGAACTCAAGGATTTTCTGCCTCTCATAGGCAGGCGGGAGGCGGTCGCGAGGTTGGCGCAAGGCTGA